Proteins from a genomic interval of Staphylococcus debuckii:
- a CDS encoding CHAP domain-containing protein, with translation MNKIATTTIATLGTGIAALTLSHHDADAAENNNGYNPNDPYSYSYSYTIDQQGNYHYSWKGNWNQDNRYNNDYSTYAKYNNGYSNNNASNNYTSYNNYNNNNSYSNYNTANNNYSNYTSYNNNNAGSTPRTGGMGATYSTSDNNVHVTTTSAPKQSSNYSTMANRASSGANYYTSGQCTYYAFDRSGGKVGSTWGNANNWANAAAAAGYTVNNSPATGAIMQTSQGAYGHVAYVEGVNSNGSVRVSEMNYGHGPGVVTSRTISASQAAGYNYIH, from the coding sequence ATGAATAAAATCGCTACAACTACAATCGCTACTTTAGGAACTGGAATCGCAGCTTTAACTTTATCTCATCACGATGCAGATGCAGCTGAAAACAATAATGGATACAACCCTAACGATCCTTACTCATACAGCTACTCATATACAATCGACCAACAAGGTAACTACCACTATTCTTGGAAAGGTAACTGGAACCAAGACAACCGTTACAACAATGACTACTCAACATACGCTAAATACAACAATGGTTACAGCAATAACAATGCTAGCAACAACTACACTAGCTACAATAATTACAACAATAACAATAGCTACAGCAACTACAACACAGCTAACAATAACTACAGCAATTACACTAGCTATAACAATAATAACGCAGGTTCTACACCACGTACTGGTGGAATGGGTGCTACTTACTCAACATCTGATAACAACGTTCATGTAACTACAACTTCAGCACCTAAACAATCTTCAAACTACAGCACAATGGCTAACCGTGCTTCAAGTGGTGCTAACTACTACACTTCTGGTCAATGTACTTACTACGCATTTGATCGTTCAGGCGGTAAAGTAGGTTCAACTTGGGGCAATGCTAATAACTGGGCTAACGCAGCAGCAGCAGCTGGTTACACAGTAAATAACAGCCCTGCAACAGGTGCTATCATGCAAACTAGCCAAGGTGCTTATGGTCACGTAGCTTACGTTGAAGGTGTTAACAGCAACGGTTCAGTTCGCGTTTCTGAAATGAACTATGGCCACGGCCCTGGTGTTGTAACTTCACGTACTATCTCAGCTAGCCAAGCAGCTGGATACAACTACATTCACTAA